The proteins below come from a single Xiphophorus hellerii strain 12219 chromosome 14, Xiphophorus_hellerii-4.1, whole genome shotgun sequence genomic window:
- the LOC116733211 gene encoding mucin-2-like has translation VLTTTTAAPTTTTAAPTTTTTSPTTTTEAPTTTTAAPTTTTATPTTTTVAPTTTTATPTKTTSALSTTIVAPTTTTEAPTTTTAAPTTTTAAPTTTTTAPTTKTETPTTTTAAPTTTTATPTTTTATPTTTTASPTTTTAAPTTTTIPSTTTAAPTTTTTPTTSTANPTTTTAAPTTTTETPTTTTVATTTTTVAPTTTTAAPSTTASPTTTTVTPTRGTNHNYTTTVAPTTTTVAPTTTPAAETTTASPTTTTEAPTTTTLAPTTTTETPTTTTAAPTTTTVAPTTTTAVPTTTASPTTTTAAPTPTTEAPTTTTADPTTTTEAPTTAAPITTITATSTSAAPTITSSTPSIPITARSTITTNLQTTAAPPTTTIAQSTRIIATATTKTSPAISISTSSTSSIFPSTISASSVITAATVTSQTSVTETTVSPNTFTAAPNIATNAPIRTTYGSTNTSATPAATTPALITSTVLPLTATPSLTATIPSNTTVSSPTTAPSTLSAKQTLMSSTQNQTTAYQTIPATNVTTTNGPPAPVFYVGVVVYEPFDEDLKVNNTQKFKDLANRIVAVYDMLYRKAFGALFVRSYVISFRVSLTSRIRMNVTEVEVGVEFNQTTPLVELPRNEEVQKTLSDAIDSSNNNTIMDVPFSRGSVQIIGTPLPTTPPTTNSTDTTISPNSTATTAVNPTTNTTTPSTAVNPTTKTTTPSTAVNPTTNTTTPSTAVKPTTKTTTPSTAVNPTTNPTTPSTAVKPTTNTTTPSTAVKPTTKTTTPSAAVNPTTNPTTPSTAVNPTTNTTTPSTTVNPTTKTTPTVEATVTRKVTFRSLGETFTTDLLNPSSAAFKNRAALLKSNLEPLFQGAFSTLRDFTVTSFSNGSIINNMNLKFSAAFVPSNIQISEVFLKAALNVTDFNIETASFLVDDIQVSSGVSHNISLITALSLVLLSWLLSNQQ, from the exons GTTCTgacgacaacaacagcagctccaaccacaaccacagcagctccaaccacaaccacaacttctccgaccacaacaacagaggcaccaactacaacaacagcagctccaaccacaacaacagcgacaccaaccacaacaacagtagctccgacaacaacaacagcaactccaaccaaAACTACATCTGCTCTGTCCACAACAatagttgctccaaccacaacaacagaggcaccaaccacaaccacagcagctccaaccacaactacagctgctccaaccacaaccacaactgctccaaccacaaaaacagagacaccaaccacaactacagctgctccgACAACAACAActgcaactccaaccacaaccacagctactccaacaacaaccacagcttctccaaccacaaccacagctgctccaaccacaacaacaattccttcaaccacaacagctgcaccaaccacaaccaca ACACCAACCACAAGTACAGCGaatccaaccacaaccacagctgctccaaccacaacaacagagacaccaaccacaactacagttgctacaaccacaacaactgttgctccaaccacaaccacagctgctccaagcACAACAgcatctccaaccacaaccacagttactccaacc aGAGGCACTaaccacaactaca caactacagttgctccaaccacaacaacagttgctccaac cacaacccCAGCTGCTGAAACCACAACAGCttct ccaaccacaacaactgaagctccaaccacaactacactagctccaaccacaacaacagagacaccaaccacaactacagctgctccgaccacaacaacagttgctccaaccacaaccacagctgttccaacaacaacagcatctccaaccacaacaacagctgctccaaccccaacaacagaggcaccaaccacaacaactgcagatCCAACCACAACAACGGAGGCACCAACAACAGCTGCCCCAATCACCACCATAACTGCTACATCCACATCCGCTGCGCCAACAATAACAAGCTCTACTCCAAGCATCCCAATTACAGCTCGCTCAACCATAACTACAAATCTgcaaaccacagcagctccaccCACAACTACGATTGCCCAATCCACTAGAATTATTGCAACTGCCACTACCAAAACTTCTCCAGCTATATCCATATCAACTTCATCCACATCCTCAATTTTTCCTTCAACAATATCAGCATCATCAGTAATAACAGCTGCTACAGTTACAAGTCAAACTTCTGTTACAGAGACCACAGTGTCTCCTAACACATTCACAGCTGCCCCAAATATAGCCACAAATGCCCCGATCAGAACCACATATGGTTCAACCAACACTTCTGCTACTCCAGCAGCAACTACACCTGCTCTAATTACTTCCACAGTTCTTCCTTTAACAGCCACACCTTCCCTGACCGCTACAATTCCATCAAACACGACAGTTTCATCTCCCACCACAGCTCCTTCGACACTATCAGCTAAGCAAACCTTAATGTCATCTACTCAAAACCAAACCACAGCTTATCAAACAATTCCGGCTACTAATGTAACTACTACAAATGGACCTCCTGCTCCAGTTTTTTATGTTGGAGTGGTTGTTTACGAACCATTTGATGAAGATCTCAAAGTTAATAACACCCAAAAATTTAAGGATCTCGCGAACAGGATTGTAGCAGTA TATGACATGCTCTACAGAAAAGCTTTTGGAGCCCTCTTCGTCCGTAGTTATGTCATTTCATTTAG AGTTTCTTTAACATCCCGAATTCGAATGAATGTCACAGAAGTAGAAGTTGGGGTGGAGTTTAACCAAACCACGCCACTTGTGGAACTCCCAAGGAACGAAGAAGTACAAAAAACGTTATCAGATGCTATAGATTCGTCCAATAACAACACTATCATGGATGTTCCATTTTCACGTGGTTCTGTCCAAATAATAG GCACACCTTTGCCAACCACACCGCCCACTACAAATTCTACAGATACTACCATCTCTCCAAACTCAACTGCAACTACTGCAGTTAATCCAACAACCAACACCACAACTCCATCTACTGCAGTTAATCCAACAACCAAAACCACAACTCCATCTACTGCAGTTAATCCAACAACCAACACCACAACTCCATCTACTGCAGTTAAACCAACAACCAAAACCACAACTCCATCTACTGCAGTTAATCCAACAACCAACCCCACAACTCCATCTACTGCAGTTAAACCAACAACCAACACCACAACTCCATCTACTGCAGTTAAACCAACAACCAAAACCACAACTCCATCTGCTGCAGTTAATCCAACAACCAACCCCACAACTCCATCTACTGCAGTTAATCCAACAACCAACACCACAACTCCATCTACTACAGTTAATCCAACAACCAAAACAACTCCAACTGTGGAGGCAACAGTCACAAGGAAAGTGACTTTTAGGTCTCTGGGCGAGACCTTCACCACTGATTTGCTGAACCCATCATCTGCCGCATTTAAAAATCGAGCTGCACTTTTAAAGTCAAAT CTTGAACCTCTCTTCCAGGGAGCGTTTTCTACTTTACGCGACTTCACTGTAACTTCATTCAG caACGGATCAATTATCAACAACATGAACCTTAAATTTTCAGCAGCGTTTGTACCTAgcaacattcaaatttcagaggtttttctgAAAGCAGCTTTGAACGTCACAGACTTCAACATCGAAACGGCTTCTTTTCTTGTGGATGACATAC AGGTATCAAGTGGAGTGAGCCACAACATCAGCCTCATCACTGCACTCAGTTTGGTCCTGTTGTCATGGCTTCTTTCAAACCAGCAATAA